One region of Miscanthus floridulus cultivar M001 chromosome 19, ASM1932011v1, whole genome shotgun sequence genomic DNA includes:
- the LOC136527297 gene encoding uncharacterized protein, translating to MANLAPTWVTKAGLGVLTLNSGLAIYRVRDDPASILFVSGAYTTLLLLFCCLRDYERAAPGSPARERARRLVWPLTTLLTVAFAWKVAAVMPSAVAAAVVWALAVATTAGGLFALFVPG from the coding sequence ATGGCCAACCTCGCGCCGACCTGGGTCACCAAAGCCGGCCTGGGCGTGCTCACCCTCAACTCCGGCCTGGCCATCTACCGCGTCAGGGACGACCCCGCCTCCATCCTCTTCGTCTCAGGTGCGTACAccaccctgctcctcctcttctgcTGCCTCCGGGACTACGAGCGGGCGGCCCCCGGTTCGCCGGCCAGGGAGCGGGCGAGGCGCTTGGTGTGGCCGCTCACCACGCTGCTCACCGTGGCCTTCGCGTGGAAGGTCGCGGCGGTCATGCCTTCGGCCGTCGCGGCCGCCGTCGTCTGGGCACTCGCCGTCGCCACCACCGCCGGTGGCTTATTTGCTCTGTTCGTTCCCGGATGA
- the LOC136525166 gene encoding uncharacterized protein: MADNNNRGQTLIAGAGLGVLTVNSGLAIYRARGDVASTLFVASSYLLLLLLFACLRAYERAAPGSPARERARRAAWPVTALLTLAFAWKVAAVMPSHVVAGVVWGLAVATTAGGFFALFLQA, from the coding sequence ATGGCGGACAACAACAACCGGGGGCAGACCTTGATCGCCGGCGCGGGCCTCGGCGTGCTCACCGTCAACTCGGGCCTCGCCATCTACCGCGCCAGGGGCGACGTGGCGTCCACCCTCTTCGTCGCGTCCTCGTACCTGCTCCTGCTGCTCCTCTTCGCCTGCCTCCGCGCGTACGAGCGCGCGGCGCCAGGGTCCCCCGCCAGGGAGCGGGCCAGGCGCGCCGCGTGGCCCGTCACCGCTCTGCTCACCCTGGCCTTTGCGTGGAAGGTGGCCGCGGTCATGCCGTCGCATGTCGTGGCCGGCGTCGTCTGGGGTCTGGCCGTCGCCACCACCGCCGGTGGCTTCTTCGCGCTCTTCCTGCAGGCCTGA